In Longimicrobiaceae bacterium, the genomic stretch CAGGTGGGCGACCCGGTACACCAGCGTGCGGGTCTTCCCGGAGCCGGCGCCGGCCAGGACCAGCACGGGCCCCTCGGTGGCGAGGGCCGCGGCCTGTTGCTCCGGGTTGAGCGCGCGGAGGTGCTGGGGGACGTGGGACGACAAGGTGCGAAGTGCGCGGTGCGAAGTGCGAGGGTGCGTCGAAGAGGGCGAAAGCTACCCCTCCGCCCACCGGGTGTAAAGCGCCCGGGAGGGGTGCGAAAAACACCCGAAAAACGGAGTTTGACGGGGATTGGTGCTCCAGTTATGTTTGTCGCGCGTTTCAGGAGGAACACCCGTCCGGAGGTCTCATGGCGCTTCGCGACCGCTTCCGCGGCACAGCCGTAGCGGAAAGTCTGGCGCTCCGCGCCGCCGAAGACCCCCAGCGCACCTTCGTGGTGCTGGGGGATCGGCGACTCACCTACCAGCAGGTCGACGCGCAGTCCACGGCCCTCGCGGCCTCGCTCCACGAGCTGGGGATCGAGGCGGGGGACCGCGTTGCGCTGAACCTCCCCAACTGGCCCGAGTTCATCGTCGCGATGTTCGCGGCGGCCAAGCTCGGGGCCGTCATCGTTCCGCTCAACCCGCGCTACACCACCCCCGAGCTGCAGTACATGCTGCGCCACTCGGAGACCGTGGTGGTGGTGACGGCGGAAGACTACGACGGCGTGGACTACCTGGCGCGCTTCGAGGGCTTCCTCACCTCGCTTCCCGACCTGCAGTACGTGGTCTCGGTCGGGGAGGAGGACCTCTGGTACGACGACCGCATCTACCAGTTCGAGGACCTTCTCTCCAGCGGGGACGGGCGCGACTTCCCCCGGGCGCAGGTGGACCCGGCGGAGGACGTGTTCGCCATCCTCTACACCTCCGGCACCATGGGCAAGCCGAAGGGGGTCTCCCTGACGCACGCCAACCTGCTGGAGACGGCGGCGGCCACCGCCGACGCGGTGTCCATAGTGCCGGACGACGTGGTCTTCGGCGTCAACTGCCTCTTCAACATCTTCGGGGTCGGCCCGGGGGTGCTGGGGACGCTCGCCGGCGGAGCCACGCTGGTCCTCCAGGAGGACCAGGACCCCGCGCTCTCGCTGCGGATCATCGAGCGGGAGCGGGTCACCGTCCACCACGGGGTCCCCACCACCTTCGTCACCGAGCTGCGGGCGCAGGCCGAGGAGCCGAGCGGCCTGGCCACTCTGCGGACCGGGGTCGTGGCCGGGGCGCCGGTGCCTGAGGAGCTCCTGGGGCGGATCCAGCGGGAGATGGTCGCCGGGATCCGGGTCGGCTACGGGATGACGGAGACCGGCTCGCTGGTCTCCGTGACCCGCGACGACGACCCTCCCGGGAAGCAGCTCCGCACCGTGGGAC encodes the following:
- a CDS encoding AMP-binding protein, producing MALRDRFRGTAVAESLALRAAEDPQRTFVVLGDRRLTYQQVDAQSTALAASLHELGIEAGDRVALNLPNWPEFIVAMFAAAKLGAVIVPLNPRYTTPELQYMLRHSETVVVVTAEDYDGVDYLARFEGFLTSLPDLQYVVSVGEEDLWYDDRIYQFEDLLSSGDGRDFPRAQVDPAEDVFAILYTSGTMGKPKGVSLTHANLLETAAATADAVSIVPDDVVFGVNCLFNIFGVGPGVLGTLAGGATLVLQEDQDPALSLRIIERERVTVHHGVPTTFVTELRAQAEEPSGLATLRTGVVAGAPVPEELLGRIQREMVAGIRVGYGMTETGSLVSVTRDDDPPGKQLRTVGRPLEEVEVRVIDTDGSVLPEESVGEVAVRGPGVMKGYYRQPGETSSAFTEDGFFLTGDLGMVDEEGYLHIIGRRKEMIIRGGFNVYPREVEDRLHAHPAVLDAAVVGLPHEVLGEMACACIVPVEGAIVTGEEIKDFCREVMADYKVPDLVRFLDSFPMTGSGKVRRVELARMISAEESSRRP